The Ptychodera flava strain L36383 chromosome 14, AS_Pfla_20210202, whole genome shotgun sequence genome segment actgatgcgcaggaagaacttgccggcccacccccggccataataactgaatgtTCCCTTACATTCTCTTATATAACCATTAAAGTATAAATACTGGAAcggcaggcttgcagtcagatgACATTTGGGATCATGTCTCTTctgtgttacttcaagactttggaaactctAGCAGTATTAATTTAAAGATTTTTCGAGACCTTCACAGCAAGGCTCCACTATGTGTAATCTTTGGCAATTTTCTCAGTATTGCGTTTTGTCTATGAACTTCAGCTGCCTGTTGAACTCCGGCTGcatgatgacattttcaaagtcgcttgtggttcgacAAATGGCGAGGGCCCCTGTAAGCATAAGAAAGAGATGAAGTTTTGAAACAGAATTTTCTTTACTCACAACAGCTGAGGATCATTTGAAAGTAGTGCTGCTGTGATTGGCCATCTGTCAGTCTGTGATCACtggaaacatttaaatttgagTATGCTGATTGAGGCAAGAGTCTACGACAGCTATTCTTAGAAAGGGTTCACTCAGAAATCATACCCCAAAATGCACAGAAGATGAATATACACAAAGAGGATAGTGGGTATGAATTTATATGTTTGATTTGTATACTTTTTAGAGGCATTTGTGAGTGTGTCATTCTGTAAATCCATATTGCTATTACAGGGGTTGTTTGCATTGAACCGTTGGCagtaatcgcaatcatacccatccataatcacagaacactaggtcaaaattcattaatacaatcattgtaaacatagatacaaaacagcacagaacagacagtaaatcaccggtacacacaacaaagtcaaattcatgaaagaaagatatgtggacctctggccaaaagactcAGAGTGATGTTaggtgttttgaaaatagtaagTGCATCCTGCCCAGACACAGGAACTAGATAATTCTGTCTAAACTGAGGAATTTACCAATACTGTCAGGTGTAACGTTCATCTGGCAGTTATACATCATTCGGTCTGAAAGAACTCAActctgcgaaagttgaaacattgtctggtCAGACGTCAAGACAACAACACCAGATAAGCATAAGGCACATGTCACCTAGTATATAAAGACATTGCAGTCTCAAAATCGCCAGGCTAAATCCTTGCCCTTAAAAGAGTAGTTCAATAACCAATctaaaacaaagcaaaacaattCACCATATCAGGTGAAGTGCATGTTCTCATGAATACATGTTTCCTAAATCTATGATTCCTACAATGGGTCATTTAGTCTTTTCATCATTAACTTACCCTGTGTTGGGATGTGATAGATTAGTATTCGTTTATGCAAAATGCAATTAATGAGTTCTTCGGGATTTATATCTGGAGATAATCATTATCAAATGAGATATTCAGGTTACCTCAGATAAAGCATAATACACCCGAATACATTATTTCCAGAATTCAACCGTGTACTAAATTCACTGAAATCCATAGAGCAGTTTTCAAAGATTTCAAATACTTGGTACTTGCAGACATGCAAATTGCAGTGCAATCGCTATGAAATACTGGTTTCATGTGTTGGTAACTATCAGAATCCTCATGATTACATATTCTTTGGTGTTTGTTATATTTTGTTAATGAAATACATTTAGTCACTGGGTGTGAGCATAAATATGTTTTGCCCCTTGTATACACCAAGTgataacattttgtcattttcagtcaaaaCATGCCCCTTTGTGAACCCGCTTCTCTGTAAGATTTATTGTTTGGTTTGTAGATTCCATGCAGTGTCAATGCTGTTCAGATTTCATCCTTTGGCTTCATACATTCATGTTTGAAGATTCTATTTCTGGAAATTATTTGTTgccaaaaattattttgagaGCATAATTACAGAGAATAGCTGTTTCAATTGTCTTGATGTTTCATTTCCTGGCGCTTTGCACTGCGTCATTTCCAGATAGAAACAGATAACCTATACTCTGAAAATCATGTTGATTACTATGCAGctattttattttcaccttCACAACTACAATTACAATGAAAGCTGTCAGTATGGCTACTTCCCCTGAATCAGGACATctgtcaattattgacaattttttcagtaatCGTAGGTACCTTCAAATTGAATGAGATTTAGCCTTTCAGTTGAAGACTTGTCCGGGATAATCATAAAAGACAGGTTTTACAATATCAACAGGGTCCAAGTCAGAATTTCCTTTGTTCTAGGCACAACACAAAAGCATCACTgatctttctttcatttccattgTTGTCAGATGCAGCGCTGCAGCCAACTAGTTAAAATCTTTTTCGATGAGAAAACAACAAACTGATGTGTGAATTATGGCGGAAAATGATAGCAACCCCATTTCAACGTATTCAGACATCAGCACTGTCCAGTTAAAAATAGCAGAAGAATGCACAACAGATGGAACCATTTCATCCGACCAGAAAACCAATTACATGAATTCACAGAACTCTGCAAAAGGCGATGATAGTGAGACAAATGAGTTGGCAGAGATTGAAGGGGACCAGACGAGTAATGTCAGACGTGAATCTGATGATCAGGACAACGGTTATGATGGAAAGGAAGAAAATCCATCATTAGATGATGGAACTGTCATTCATGCCATCGAGCCTCATCCAGGGTTATTACTACTGAACCTGCCAAATCCATCACAGTCACCATCGCCTTCAAATGCTACACAAGTCCTTGTTCTCAATAATGTTGACAAGGGGACTCTGGAAGCTAATGTGATATTTGACACACAGCGACTCAGACTACAAAACCTGGCCCAAGCTAGTCTCATCTCAGCAACTCAAGAAAGCATTGCCAAAGTCTATGGTACTCAGGGACAAAATGCTCTTTCAACATCCAGTCCATACACTATTCAGAAAACAGCCTCAGGTATTACAAGTTTTCATTTAAATACATCACTcattaggcaaaaaaaaaaattgatttgttccTGGTCATCGAGcgcatcacttcaaagtgtgcacgtcaacttttttttttcctgtttttcatttgcccctatggaaaaaaagggaaaatgtatcaaattccaccaaaaatttttaaaaaattgaaaaatcatcatttttgccacatgtcaatgaccagaaacaaacctattatttttttggccttatatcTGTTATGTGAGACACATGCcctgcctttcaataatgttatttaCTGTATAAGTTTATTCTCAATCATACATGTGGTTAATTGTTAACTTCCCTATAACATAGTCAGACACCGAGTGTTGTGTATTTCTTACTTCCCAGCTGGTATGTGCATGTGTATTTATATCCAATAATTAGGTATTCATAAGCacaaatttgcacaataaattTCTCAGAAAAGGTCACTTTTCATATCTGTCGGTTTACATGAATACTGTGATCATCAATATATCCCCCTAGTATGGGGAGCCCACATTTATACTTTAGCAATGCAATGCTTTCTGCCACACATGCTAATTTATGCTACTTTATGCAGATTTATTGAACACCAATCGAActttcattcactttcaaaaatcTATATAATTCCAAACAAACTGTAAAACGACAAAAAAAATATACTGACAGATTTGATTGAGTAATCTCGCGATCTCATGAACCGGCACATTACAATCACATTGATAGTGATAGACAACCATAGCCAAATGACAGCAAATTCAGGGACAATTTCCAAGCCTAAGTGACACAGTTTGTGATAAGATAATTCTTGAAGGGGCAGGGCCGGGTATAAATAGCTAGCTGCCCGCGTTGGAGTTAGTTCATACAAAGCGTGGCTTGGGTGGCGTCACGCTCGATCGCTCCGTAAAAACCATGCCAAATGGTCACAGGCGAAGAAATTTAGGCGTCCATGCACCTATACCTAACTATGAATGTCTAGTGATTGAATGTATcgataaaattttatgatttgagcataaataaagctgattttgatcgatgaaggtatttctctttgtcttcaactagcgtggcaagcggccataacaaaggtctgcaagctgtcaatcaaaaaaggACGCGATACAGGTGTGAATCGGTAAACGTTTGCGATGTCAACATGTTAGATACGGCACAGCATTGTAATTAGATGGAGCGACCGCAGTGCAGACCCGCAAGCACAGGCGCTATGTAGCTTGGGAGTCTGctaatagatcgattttcggctcgatctatcgatcccgtagtcgatatgcccacgACTGCAACCTAAACActcatttaggttgcagtgcggGCATGtggactacgggatcgatagaccAGGCCGAAaagcgatctatttagcagactacccagctcgaGCGCCTGTGCCCGCTAGTGTGTCACTCAAGCCATAGCGCGTTCTTGCGTAGACGCCGTACCACGACACGCCGCTATTTCCAATCGAACTGTCATGTAAAGTTCAGATTcaagttcttttagatttttctgtCGTACggtgaaaagtattattattatcatcttgCCGTATTAAAAGATTTTTGAGGACCTAAACGACATCGTGTGTTGCTCCATTGCTATAGAATCCGATGTCAAGGAAAAGCggtgaattttttcaagttgaatatAATTTCCTTTCTGTTTGCATTAGTCAATTCATCGaaatacttttgttcacaattgaGTAAACTATAGACAGTGGACTGTctcgattctcccgtctatgattcgatattcactgactcattctttctcttctttgtcgatcgatgaaagtatttcatcttcaatactctgtcctaatatgacagatgtaatatccaaacctatattgtcatttatttttgaccaacgtacaaaactTGGTCCGTTCGCCAAAGCACATATCTGacgagatgttttgcgaaacagtgaataaatatattggatgaacagccgtactctatgcattaggggatattcatgttgcagtctCTCCGAAAAAAAAACCCgggatgtttaggcgataacaaaggcgatgactCTGTATatagttgaataaaaaaaatttcggacatcatatttttatctattAAAAGCGTACACTTGTCGGTTTGATGTGCGACCGTACACAGATCGCCCATACTCTCCTAAACAATTCTGCGACAATGATGGTGTCTcttcgtgaacgtccttgaacccgtaCCCGCGActattgtttttttatgtgttccgtgattggtagaattcatgtatcaaaatttgaagacacacgtGATTGAATCCTGTGAATGTTAGGCAACTGACGGTGTGTAGGGACGGCAACAGTTCACGGACCATGGGAGTATCAGCAGTACGCAGTACATTGCACGCTTTCTAAGAATGAACAGCGTGTTTCTATAGCTACCATgcgaaatccggctttgaccaatgttcctgtcctgtcgtaggataactttcgagctgcgtagctactgttgaggttcagatatccgaatctttcgtgttcgaaaggcttatcGATTTACAGAAAACGctaacttttgttattagtttacatgtacatacccaGCATACTTaccaggttggaaaatttctgcgagtcgctctcaccagcggtcgcgaGGAAAATATGCGTCGATATCATTgatccgccatgtttattgttgtttgtacgtctagtttgaaagtcatagactttctcaactgtgaaattcatattgcaattcaatattttacgcaTGAAGTCACCTGTGCATTTAAATACGTCCATTCGGGAGCAGAAACGTTTACAGACTTTCGATGGTGATAACTAGCTCCATGTCGTGACATGTCTCCAGTTCCGAAGTTTATCCGGTAAACTTCGTAAATCGAAATCGACATTAACATTGAGCGGTGATCGTGAAGcgttaaataaatgtcggcaaaataaaacatcaaatggctagacgagagagagagagagagagagagagagagagagagagagagagagaagtggTTTATGCACTCGCGAACTGATCATGGTCtataggatggatggatgctgtgtcggtttacacatttgcgctgcacagatatcgaaaatgtacagatactttcccaaaatttgacttattttataacaagagtagaacaaaaccaaaagtgttGAAGATACTCTTCAGATGCTTGATtcgcaagtttgctaaagtcatattatacttacagaaaatagTCGCTACAGTCTTCTCTTCAAAgaaatatgttcttcaacaccacgtttcttatgatcggtgatgttacattttattatttctgttaATAATCTTTTATAGATTAATGCACCACGGTGTTAATTTCAGATTAATTCAACGAtttcaaatcgtaattatttttttagtgAGAGGGcttttagtagttctgtagacgAAACGATCGGTAATAGcagagtatcttggcaatggcaTGACGTCTACGAAATCGTTTAGCTGCAGCGATTGTACAGTTGCAGCCCGCGCCCGGGCCCCGGGTAGGCCTAATTCGGAACGTAATAAAGCCGTCAGTTGCAGCGGCGTCGTgctgtacctttgtcattactgttgaagtacccctgttattgctacaagcatCGCGGGCCGCTTCATGAAATGTTTCTCAGTCTGCTCAGTGTACTAGTCTCgccgttatattcagttacgtataatctgctgtttgcatgtcaacacattggcctgttCACAACTtcctgtgcacactaatcgtGACTGTAATTTACAAAGATATAATCATTCGATCCCgcccgtgaatgtcaaaggtgaacggtattaacttgatcccgggtatcaagtccctggcctttaataTACAGAAGTaacaattttgtgaaatttctacTTGTATCTTGAAAGGAAAAGtattaaaactttgaacaatCGGCATTGATTAACAGCACTGTGAAATTAAAAGCAACTTCTCTTTCCAAGATCAAGCGGTCTGCATCTTGTggtaacaacaacatagcagtgaagtttgtaatagtcaccagtaaAAACACTTCAcagctgaaaaaaataattgtttcaaacaaatgaaactgtatGTTCAGAGAGAGATGAAAACCAGCATCATGGACCTGAGTAGAAAAGAAAAATTACGGGTTTGACGTCAGAGTAAGACTGTTCTGTTGGGTAAAGGCTTAGGGCCAGGAGGAATCATAAgttactggaaaaacgtgtcttTTTTCCTCACAGCACTGTTTAACTTCAATGTCACATTATTTTAACTCTGTTTACAAGTTTCTGTGGTCTGAAAAGTAGTTTTACCAACTGTATTGATCAATTACACTTTCTTAACATTTCCATAGTTGAGTTAAATTAGGGTTGGGGCTTACATATACAGATgtacagcattttcaaaaatcttctaaaaGTAGTGTAGGGGGTTATACTCAGACCAATATGGTATTAAACAAACTTTTGCACCAACATACTCTGTATGAAAAGCTGTCCAACCTCATGTATACCTCATTCACAGAACTGCAGTTGTTGATAATTCAGAACATTATCGATCAAATTCAAGCTCACAACCTATGGTACCTATTCACCTGTTGAAGATAGTAGCAATTTTACCGTCCCCCCTCTAAAAGCACACTCACATACATTCTTGTTATTGTACACCACACACAAGCTCAAAATCAAAGCAATAAGGTACATCTCTAAACAGCGCTTGAGATATGTTCTagtacaattaaatatgtaattaacCTCATAAGAGATCCTAAAAAGTATTCACTTGCTTTTGAACAAGTAAAAGCAAACCATATCATACAGTTATTTTGTACATATGATGTGATGATGAGGATATAAATAAGAGACATTTGACACAGGAAAGACACTCTTGTTTTGTTCCTTTGAATACTTCAGTTATTTTATGCAGTTAATTTTCTCATTCTGCCTGAAGTGATCTTACCCCAAACAGCACCAATGTCCCTTGTACTCTTATCACAGGTGAACGAATCTACATTTGTAACCATGAAGGGTGTGGCAGAATGTTCAAGACTTCTGGACACCTGAAGTACCACAGAGAAACACACGGTGGGCAGAAGATGTTGAAATGTGAAGTGGATGGATGTGATAGGAGATTTTCATGGCCTGCACATCTAAAATACCACATGAAAACTCATTTGTAAGTACATGTACTTAGTGATCTTGATCATTGCAGAGAGAGAAAGACCTGCCACTAGCAGGTTTACTTGCATGTtgtctggtatttttctatTCTATCTACAGGGGTAACTGGCAAGCAAAACTACTTTTGGCCGACTCAGTAACTGtaaattgttgaaaaaaatactaagtgaataatgaattattttgtttagtaaaatcaaatcaaaggTTGATCTTTCTATCCTAGCAGTGACCATTTCCAGTGTTATGAAGGGTTACAAAGATTTTAACACTAGAATTTCTTCAGTTTCCTTGTACCGTACATTATCATGGTGTCAGTTGAAGTCATTCACAATCAGCATGAAAATTCAAGATACCAGAATACTGATACACATACTGCTCTTGTATACGCTACAACTAATATGTCAAGTCAGTATGTCACTATGTTTATATATGTCCTTCAAAAGAAAAGTCTCtgaaaattattgtaaattgGTTTTTagggatttttgaatacaaAACAAGGTATATGTTTTATGTTTCACTAATGTTAACCCAGTAGGCCTAATAGTGAAATGAACCTAGCAGTAGAAAGGTTTTCATACCCAGGGAAACCTTTGGAGTATTTGTATATAAAGGGGCTCACCACTGCCCCCTGAAACCATTTACTTGATTACACTTTAATGAATTGCAATGAAGGTACTGTACAAATGCTGGGCTGGGTGACATTGCAGGAGATACTGATGAACACAAAATAGTGGCATGAGATCTAATACAggtgacatttttcaaaaagttgacaCCATGCATAATACTTTGATTATGTCAACATGACTTGTAATATTTGCATGGTACCAGTGTGAAATTATGTGTTGGCCATTACTCTAGTggtattttgctatttttgcaaGTCATCAGCAAAATAACTACTGTAACATTCCTCATATGACACCTGATAAAATGTGTATGATTGGAAAATATTGTCAATCTGGGATGTTTGTTAAATGAAGTAAGTACTACCAATAACTTCATGGACTCTAAAATAATTATTGCAAAGCTTTTGTTTCTTCCCCAACAGAGGTGACAGAAAGCATAAATGTGAATATGAAGGCTGTGACAAGAGTTTCTATGTGTATCAGCGTCTGAAAGTACACATGAGGACACACACTGGAGAGAAGCCATTTAAGTGCTCTGAAGAAGGATGCAACAAAAGTTTTTCCACTGCTGGAAATTTAAAGAATCATGTCAGAACCCATACCGGTAAGTTCACAATTTTTGTCTCAGTTACTTTGCTGTAGTAGAATTTTCATGAACGTTGGTTATCTTTGTATAAGATTATACCAAGAAGTCAGGGAAAACCAATTaaaatgtgtatgtatattAGACATGCGATAAGACTTAAACAGTGAATACTTAAATAACTTTCGTACTGGTCACTGGTCACAAACTGatgtgttaaccctttgagcgccaacgtcaatttttgtcacccttataaaataagggtcaatttttgtcagatttttaccaaaattctgataacaaactgtggccaatgaaatgttgtgttcatttggtccaaaattatcagaaaaattacagaagtgttcataaaaattagtaaattgttgcactgaaattttggtgggaaaaaacagcgctcaaagggttaacactaTCAGTTTTCATCCATTCAGTACCAGTTCACTGTTATAACAGTCGTGGTCCTGATTTGCATGGACTTTGCTAACAAAACTTTGGGTCTtcttcaaattatacaaaggGATATCATGTGAGCTATAATAACACTTTAGAGCCTGACGGTAAAGTTTTGCCCTCTATGTTGACAAGTGCTATACTCCATCATTTTTACAGGAGAAAGGCCATATGTATGTTCCTTTGAAGGATGTAGCAAGAGATTTGCAGAACACTCAAGCCTCAGGAAGCACAAGATCACTCACACAGGAAGTAAGCCGTATGCCTGCGACATATGCAACAAGACATTCTCACAGAGTGGCAGTAGGAATACTCATCGAAAACGCCACCTGGCAAATTCAAACTGCACCAGTACCAATCAGAATGCGCTTCAGCAGAACAGCGAAGTCAGTATGACCAATCAGGATCATGATATGCTTGAGATGAGACAGGGTGCAGAATATGTCTTACACCTGACAGGTTCGTGAATTCCTAACGATGAAAAGCGATTGACTTTGAAAAGCTGAGGTGTCATTTTTTCCTACAATATATACTTACTGGCTTGGGATATAAAAATACTTGGAAGAGCAGCAGGCATTCACCTCTGAATTTAGTTTCGAAGTGAAATCTGTGTTGTAAAACCATGATATGATGCAATGAATGTTCTtcacatttacataaatgtactgcCCTATCCATACATTGTCTTGTGATTACAGATAC includes the following:
- the LOC139149198 gene encoding zinc finger protein 143-like, coding for MAENDSNPISTYSDISTVQLKIAEECTTDGTISSDQKTNYMNSQNSAKGDDSETNELAEIEGDQTSNVRRESDDQDNGYDGKEENPSLDDGTVIHAIEPHPGLLLLNLPNPSQSPSPSNATQVLVLNNVDKGTLEANVIFDTQRLRLQNLAQASLISATQESIAKVYGTQGQNALSTSSPYTIQKTASGERIYICNHEGCGRMFKTSGHLKYHRETHGGQKMLKCEVDGCDRRFSWPAHLKYHMKTHLGDRKHKCEYEGCDKSFYVYQRLKVHMRTHTGEKPFKCSEEGCNKSFSTAGNLKNHVRTHTGERPYVCSFEGCSKRFAEHSSLRKHKITHTGSKPYACDICNKTFSQSGSRNTHRKRHLANSNCTSTNQNALQQNSEVSMTNQDHDMLEMRQGAEYVLHLTDVEFQQAADSQSHTMGSESVVLSQGVSDHVVTVTTQPVETENDQLELPQTMLESEEMGQEALPPASSPAAVVVMSQPQHTVTMSSQETTFHDPDTQQTTTVEIVYGNELLQSELDQNISHNIHVSNSMSHSINENGEAVEENTNKDMIDLGAMIETDSSHNNSDDDDHDGDLGGPLQLVCDGIDDEQFQ